A single region of the Nitrososphaerota archaeon genome encodes:
- the pth2 gene encoding peptidyl-tRNA hydrolase Pth2 encodes MIYLKKEDLAGRINLGFYKQVIVVRKDISMSVGKLAVQVAHAAIGSYKLCDKKIIEKWEESGAKKVVVEVDNLEELLKLEEKAKKMGIPNFLVIDAGLTEFPEPTITCLGLGPEEENKINKLTGNLRLLK; translated from the coding sequence ATAATATATTTAAAAAAAGAAGATTTAGCAGGTAGAATAAACTTGGGATTCTATAAACAAGTAATAGTTGTTAGGAAAGATATCAGTATGAGTGTTGGAAAATTGGCAGTTCAAGTTGCACATGCAGCAATAGGCTCTTATAAATTGTGTGATAAGAAAATTATTGAAAAATGGGAGGAAAGTGGTGCAAAAAAAGTTGTAGTTGAAGTTGATAATTTAGAAGAATTATTAAAACTTGAAGAAAAAGCTAAAAAAATGGGTATACCAAATTTTTTAGTAATAGATGCTGGACTTACAGAATTTCCTGAACCTACTATTACTTGTTTAGGTTTAGGACCTGAAGAAGAGAATAAAATAAATAAACTCACTGGAAATCTTAGATTATTAAAATAG
- a CDS encoding DUF434 domain-containing protein produces the protein MLNIDFEKIKEAAYDLRFLLNRDYRKEFAIDFVSKKYSLNKFERSILYRGVLKEDEAKFIKSKKVNVEQLVNEKVIIDGYNVLNTIKNIQKSQLVIYCDDGVIRDISEIHYGFKLDEDSIKALNKIVKILNELLIKEAIFYYDSMISKSGELAALTRKIMEKEKINGNAITEKSVDSKIIKEKGIVLSSDSIILLKIEKFFDLPEYVLKIEKRENQIFSL, from the coding sequence TGATTTAAGATTTTTATTAAATAGAGATTATAGAAAAGAATTTGCAATAGATTTTGTTTCAAAAAAATATTCTCTTAATAAATTTGAACGTTCAATTCTTTATAGAGGAGTTTTAAAAGAAGATGAAGCAAAATTTATAAAATCAAAAAAAGTAAATGTTGAACAACTTGTTAATGAAAAAGTTATTATTGATGGGTACAATGTTTTAAATACTATAAAAAATATTCAAAAGAGTCAATTAGTAATTTATTGTGATGATGGAGTAATCAGAGATATTTCTGAAATTCATTATGGATTTAAATTAGATGAAGATTCTATAAAAGCATTGAATAAAATTGTTAAAATACTTAATGAGTTGTTAATAAAAGAAGCTATTTTTTATTATGATTCAATGATTAGTAAAAGTGGAGAATTGGCAGCATTAACTAGAAAAATTATGGAAAAAGAAAAAATTAATGGGAATGCTATAACTGAAAAAAGTGTTGATAGCAAAATAATTAAAGAAAAAGGAATCGTTTTAAGTAGTGATTCAATAATATTATTAAAAATAGAGAAATTTTTTGATCTTCCAGAATATGTATTAAAAATTGAGAAAAGAGAGAATCAAATTTTTTCACTTTAA